A region from the Leptospirillum ferriphilum ML-04 genome encodes:
- a CDS encoding HesA/MoeB/ThiF family protein has translation MEMTEEQILRYSRHILLPEVGGAGQAKLLSSSVLVIGAGGLGSPVALYLAAAGVGHIGIVDMDRVDLSNLQRQIIHRTEDVGRPKVTSAKEKITSLNPDVRVTEHPMQLMAENAQQIASGYEILVDGTDNFAAKFLINDLAVLLGKPLVHAGILRFVGQVMSIFPGQSACYRCLFRDPPPAGAVPTCSEAGILGVIAGVIGTIQATEVLKILLGRGDVLSDRLLTYDALPVTFRNVRVKRNPRCPVCGDHPTITELHDYEQPVCITPALP, from the coding sequence ATGGAAATGACGGAGGAACAGATTCTCCGGTACTCCCGTCACATTCTTCTTCCCGAGGTTGGGGGAGCCGGTCAGGCCAAGCTCCTCTCCTCCAGTGTCCTGGTTATCGGAGCGGGGGGACTGGGGAGTCCTGTGGCGCTCTACCTTGCTGCCGCTGGCGTCGGTCATATCGGAATTGTGGATATGGATCGTGTCGATCTGTCGAATTTGCAACGACAGATCATACACAGGACGGAGGACGTCGGGCGTCCGAAAGTGACGTCCGCGAAGGAAAAGATCACGTCTCTGAATCCGGATGTGCGCGTGACCGAGCATCCGATGCAGCTGATGGCGGAAAATGCGCAGCAAATTGCCAGCGGGTATGAGATTCTTGTCGATGGAACCGATAATTTTGCGGCAAAGTTCCTGATCAACGACCTGGCGGTTCTTTTGGGAAAACCCCTGGTGCATGCCGGCATTCTCCGCTTTGTGGGCCAGGTGATGTCCATCTTTCCGGGACAATCGGCATGTTATCGTTGTCTGTTTCGGGATCCACCTCCCGCCGGTGCTGTTCCGACCTGCTCGGAGGCCGGAATTCTGGGTGTGATTGCCGGTGTGATCGGCACCATTCAGGCGACGGAAGTTCTCAAGATTCTTCTGGGCCGCGGAGACGTTCTCTCCGACAGGCTTCTGACATACGATGCCCTTCCTGTCACGTTCAGGAATGTTCGCGTCAAGAGAAATCCCCGGTGTCCGGTTTGCGGAGACCACCCAACTATTACGGAGCTTCACGATTATGAGCAACCCGTCTGTATCACCCCAGCCCTCCCCTAA
- the cysK gene encoding cysteine synthase A, whose translation MVVPPGRDTSTLDQLIGRTPLVALESMTRGLDRVVWVKLESRNLGGSVKDRPARYMVEQAERNGELAPGGRIVEATSGNTGIALAQIGVLKGYPVVIVMPEGVSQERVYHLKALGAEVELTPARDGMAGAIRRAETLLSERPGSFMPRQFENPANPESHYRTTGPEILDQLGRLPDGFVAGIGTGGTITGVGRFLKERHEAVRIWGLEPASSAVLSGSAPGPHRIQGIGAGFVPKILDRSVCDKIEPIDDRTAIETMRRLTREEGIMAGISSGANVAGALLLARTLPPGSHVVTIVCDSYERYFSMEKYLAL comes from the coding sequence GTGGTCGTTCCTCCGGGACGTGATACATCGACCCTTGATCAGCTGATCGGGCGCACGCCGTTGGTTGCGCTGGAATCGATGACCCGGGGTCTTGACCGCGTTGTCTGGGTCAAGCTGGAATCCCGGAATCTGGGGGGGTCCGTAAAGGACCGACCTGCCCGTTACATGGTGGAACAGGCCGAGCGGAACGGAGAGCTTGCCCCGGGTGGCCGGATCGTTGAAGCGACCAGTGGAAACACGGGAATTGCCCTGGCACAGATCGGTGTTCTGAAGGGGTATCCGGTCGTCATCGTGATGCCGGAAGGTGTGAGTCAGGAACGGGTCTACCATCTGAAGGCGCTGGGCGCCGAAGTCGAATTGACTCCCGCCCGGGATGGCATGGCCGGGGCTATTCGAAGGGCGGAAACGCTTCTCTCGGAACGTCCCGGATCGTTCATGCCCCGTCAGTTTGAAAACCCTGCCAACCCCGAATCGCATTACAGGACGACTGGACCAGAGATTCTGGACCAGCTTGGTCGTCTTCCCGACGGATTCGTGGCGGGGATTGGAACCGGGGGAACGATCACCGGCGTCGGCCGTTTTTTGAAAGAGCGTCATGAGGCGGTCCGGATTTGGGGTTTGGAACCGGCTTCGAGTGCCGTCCTCTCCGGATCTGCTCCAGGTCCCCACCGGATCCAGGGGATAGGAGCGGGCTTCGTTCCAAAGATTCTCGACCGGTCGGTTTGTGATAAAATCGAACCCATCGATGACAGGACCGCCATAGAGACAATGCGGCGACTGACCCGGGAAGAAGGCATCATGGCGGGAATTTCCTCCGGAGCCAATGTAGCCGGTGCCCTGCTCCTTGCCCGGACACTGCCACCTGGAAGTCATGTCGTGACAATTGTCTGCGACAGTTATGAACGCTATTTTTCAATGGAAAAATATCTGGCGCTTTGA
- the ahcY gene encoding adenosylhomocysteinase has protein sequence MEFDIRNRELAKSGSHRIAWAERDMPVLRKIREDFARDKPLSGIRLAACLHVTTETANLMKALKAGGAEVSLCASNPLSTQDDVAASLVVNDGISVYAIKGEDNDTYYRHIHAVLDKKPHVTMDDGADLVSTLHSRYPEWVKEMLGGTEETTTGVIRLKSMAQKGVLGFPVIAINDSQTKHLFDNRYGTGQSTLDGIMRATNRLFAGSTVVVAGYGWCGRGIARRAQGLGARVIVTEIDPVKALEAVMDGFHVMPMVKAAPLGDFFITVTGNIHVVGSDAFDVMKDGAIVCNSGHFNVEINIPYLESISVSKSVLRDFVEEYVTRDGRKIMVLGEGRLINLAAAEGHPAQVMDMSFANQALGAAYLVRHKKSLPKEVLTLPEEVDREIASRKLEALGVQIEQLTGEQKEYLASWEMGT, from the coding sequence ATGGAATTTGACATCCGAAATCGGGAACTTGCAAAAAGTGGATCTCACCGAATCGCCTGGGCCGAAAGGGATATGCCTGTTCTTCGGAAGATCCGCGAAGACTTTGCCCGCGATAAACCTCTTTCGGGGATAAGACTGGCGGCCTGTCTTCACGTCACCACGGAAACGGCGAACCTGATGAAAGCCCTCAAGGCCGGTGGCGCCGAAGTAAGCCTTTGCGCTTCCAATCCGCTCAGTACCCAGGATGATGTGGCGGCATCCCTTGTTGTGAACGACGGAATTTCCGTCTATGCGATCAAGGGGGAGGACAATGATACATACTATCGCCATATTCACGCCGTCTTGGACAAGAAGCCCCATGTGACGATGGACGATGGGGCGGATCTGGTGTCGACCCTTCACAGCCGCTATCCGGAATGGGTCAAGGAGATGCTGGGTGGAACGGAAGAGACAACGACCGGGGTGATTCGTCTGAAAAGCATGGCCCAAAAAGGGGTTCTCGGATTCCCTGTGATCGCGATCAACGACTCCCAGACCAAGCATCTGTTCGATAATCGTTATGGGACGGGACAGTCGACGCTGGACGGAATCATGCGGGCGACAAACCGGCTTTTCGCAGGGTCGACGGTAGTTGTCGCCGGATACGGATGGTGCGGACGGGGAATTGCCCGGAGAGCACAGGGCCTGGGAGCGAGGGTCATTGTCACGGAAATAGATCCGGTCAAGGCTCTGGAAGCCGTCATGGACGGTTTTCATGTGATGCCTATGGTCAAAGCCGCTCCTCTTGGAGATTTCTTTATCACGGTCACGGGAAATATCCACGTCGTGGGCAGCGATGCATTCGATGTGATGAAAGACGGCGCCATCGTTTGCAATTCGGGGCATTTCAACGTCGAAATCAATATTCCCTATCTGGAGTCCATTTCCGTCTCCAAGTCGGTCCTGAGAGATTTTGTCGAAGAATATGTGACCCGAGACGGACGAAAGATCATGGTGCTTGGGGAAGGTCGTCTGATTAACCTGGCGGCCGCCGAAGGGCACCCGGCTCAGGTGATGGACATGAGTTTTGCAAACCAGGCACTCGGAGCAGCGTATCTTGTTCGCCACAAAAAGAGCCTTCCGAAAGAAGTGCTGACTCTTCCGGAAGAAGTCGATCGGGAAATCGCTTCCCGGAAGCTCGAAGCTCTGGGTGTCCAGATTGAGCAGCTGACCGGAGAGCAGAAGGAATATCTGGCTTCCTGGGAGATGGGGACCTGA
- the galE gene encoding UDP-glucose 4-epimerase GalE, whose protein sequence is MILVTGGAGYIGSHMVRVLIENGFETVILDNLSHGTKEVAVQTGAPLVVGDIRDPRALTSLFSHYPIEAVIHFAAAIEVGESVQDPLKYWDNNLNGTLRILETMRSFGVRNLILSSTAAVYSPKSDGPITEEDRIDPQNPYGETKAAAERLVEACRHAFGVSSVIFRYFNAAALEPSYGLVSHAIPRSHLIPAVLDAISGRIPALRVFGNDYPTPDGTGVRDYIHVMDLAEAHLVALKRLLKGEISGTFNLGTGQGHSVLDVIRTAEKVTGKKVPYRIEARRPGDVSMLVASGTRARQTLPWFPSRSSLERIMEDSSRGWGLI, encoded by the coding sequence ATGATTCTTGTCACTGGCGGGGCCGGCTACATCGGATCCCACATGGTCCGCGTTCTGATCGAAAACGGGTTTGAAACCGTCATTCTGGACAATCTCTCGCATGGAACCAAAGAAGTGGCGGTCCAGACAGGCGCCCCCCTCGTCGTGGGAGACATTCGCGACCCCCGTGCCCTCACCTCTCTTTTTTCCCACTACCCGATCGAGGCGGTCATCCATTTCGCGGCCGCGATCGAAGTCGGGGAATCTGTGCAGGATCCTCTCAAATACTGGGACAACAACCTGAACGGCACGCTCCGGATTCTGGAAACCATGCGGTCATTCGGCGTCCGGAACCTGATTTTAAGCTCTACGGCTGCCGTTTATTCCCCAAAGAGCGATGGTCCCATTACCGAGGAAGACCGGATCGACCCGCAGAATCCTTACGGCGAAACGAAGGCCGCAGCGGAAAGACTTGTCGAGGCATGCCGCCACGCCTTCGGCGTGTCCTCTGTCATTTTCCGCTACTTCAATGCCGCCGCACTGGAACCATCCTACGGCCTGGTCTCGCATGCGATTCCACGTTCACACCTGATTCCGGCGGTGCTCGATGCCATTTCCGGTCGCATTCCTGCCCTCCGGGTGTTCGGAAACGACTACCCCACACCGGATGGCACGGGAGTCCGCGACTACATCCATGTCATGGATCTTGCGGAGGCACACCTGGTCGCCCTCAAACGTCTTCTGAAAGGCGAAATTTCCGGCACGTTCAACCTGGGGACGGGACAGGGACACTCCGTTCTCGACGTCATCCGGACGGCGGAAAAAGTCACCGGTAAAAAAGTCCCTTACCGGATCGAAGCGCGGAGACCCGGAGATGTTTCGATGCTTGTCGCCAGCGGAACCCGTGCACGGCAGACCCTTCCCTGGTTCCCCTCCCGGTCCTCCCTTGAACGCATCATGGAAGACAGCTCGCGGGGATGGGGACTCATTTAG
- a CDS encoding M67 family metallopeptidase → MSFPLDLYDAIIAHARSVFPEECCGLVAAPAGGAPIRVIPMENALHSPVRYEMNPKEQFQVQKNLRREGLEMWAIYHSHPVTRPYPSETDIRLAFYPELYYLLTSLAEDPPPLKAYTIQNGVVREIPLKVSPGES, encoded by the coding sequence TTGTCTTTTCCTTTGGATCTCTATGACGCGATCATCGCGCATGCCCGATCTGTTTTTCCCGAGGAATGCTGCGGCCTTGTGGCGGCACCGGCTGGCGGTGCTCCCATCCGCGTCATTCCGATGGAAAACGCCCTTCATTCTCCCGTCCGCTACGAAATGAATCCGAAAGAACAGTTTCAGGTCCAGAAGAATCTGCGTCGGGAGGGCCTTGAAATGTGGGCGATCTATCACTCTCACCCTGTGACCCGGCCTTATCCCTCAGAAACGGATATTCGTCTGGCATTTTATCCCGAACTGTACTATCTTTTGACCTCGCTGGCGGAGGACCCGCCACCGTTAAAAGCCTACACCATCCAGAACGGAGTCGTGCGAGAAATTCCCTTAAAGGTGTCGCCAGGAGAATCTTAG
- a CDS encoding deoxyribonuclease IV yields MADCGPMTRTTPRSLFLGTHVSIRGGLALSIERGETLGCGSIQIFSHSSRTWAVPALTEAEVNAFVSRHQKSSVGPVLMHASYLVNTATSDPEKRKKSAAALEEDWILANRLGVYGLVLHPGSAAGQSDALAIRLSAEMIRDTVDREKGGSTLLLLENTAGGGRTLGRDPGTMKQLVDRVDRPEKVGLCLDSCHLLASGAEIRNPRSYEEVLSAWTEAAGPGGIRAWHLNDALFERGSGRDRHAHIGKGAIGLWFFWTLLRDHRFTGIPMVLETPKTDDIREDRLNLGILERLSRQETFWPEDPEIVDCLAELETVA; encoded by the coding sequence ATGGCTGATTGCGGGCCCATGACCCGGACAACCCCTCGTTCTCTTTTTCTCGGAACGCATGTCTCCATCCGGGGAGGGCTCGCCTTGTCGATCGAGCGCGGAGAAACCCTGGGGTGCGGATCGATTCAGATCTTTTCCCATTCCTCCCGGACCTGGGCTGTTCCCGCCCTTACAGAAGCAGAGGTCAACGCGTTTGTCTCCCGTCATCAAAAATCGTCGGTGGGTCCCGTTCTGATGCATGCAAGCTACCTTGTCAACACGGCGACCTCCGACCCGGAGAAGAGGAAAAAATCCGCCGCCGCTCTTGAGGAGGACTGGATCCTTGCGAATCGCCTGGGAGTCTATGGCCTTGTCCTTCATCCCGGATCTGCGGCGGGGCAATCGGACGCTCTGGCCATCCGTCTTTCGGCAGAAATGATCCGGGACACCGTTGATAGGGAAAAAGGGGGGAGCACCCTGCTTTTGCTTGAAAACACGGCGGGTGGAGGACGGACACTGGGACGGGATCCCGGGACGATGAAGCAACTTGTCGACCGGGTCGACAGACCGGAAAAGGTCGGGCTTTGTCTGGATTCCTGCCATCTCCTTGCTTCAGGAGCCGAAATCCGGAATCCGCGCTCCTACGAGGAGGTTCTCTCGGCCTGGACAGAGGCCGCCGGCCCGGGGGGAATCCGGGCGTGGCATCTGAACGATGCCCTTTTCGAACGGGGATCCGGACGGGACCGGCATGCGCACATCGGAAAAGGGGCCATTGGTCTGTGGTTTTTCTGGACCCTTTTGCGAGACCACCGCTTTACAGGAATACCGATGGTTCTGGAAACCCCGAAGACGGACGATATCCGGGAAGACCGTCTGAACCTCGGCATCCTCGAGAGACTGTCCCGTCAGGAGACCTTTTGGCCGGAAGACCCCGAAATCGTCGACTGTCTGGCGGAGCTGGAGACAGTCGCCTGA
- a CDS encoding ATP-binding protein, translated as MGLRLFFLLCVLASFFAGWAVGTIPSPEKAFWAGIASLGIIVLVGIFAYRKTSKQILSFLSRPQMTHFLSWATDLLDPLYEGTVRLYRDREEASRKLKEAMSRFSAVMDHMEEGVVVTDLKGKILLVNRAFFRFFKVEGDVRGESFGLLARKTGINDLIEDVLQNHRSVQKEVTFSETTPARTWSLVGTTARGSGETDVFGIFLLFDLTDIRQLERIRKDFVANVSHEIRTPLTSIRGFAEALHDGGINDPKTAREFSGIILSHAERLGNIVSDLLHLSELETGKAVMRYGSVSLSRQIAHIRDVYADHARKKGIRFTVQLPEETLTYETDEGKMDLVLGNLVDNALKYTPEGGEVFFGGWKEGDAIVFEVRDSGVGIPRTEVDRIFERFYRVDRARSREMGGTGLGLSIVRHILEILQGTVRVTSSPGQGSTFLVRVPSREPAPSGIPAGSK; from the coding sequence ATGGGCTTGCGCCTGTTCTTCCTCCTCTGTGTCCTGGCCTCTTTTTTTGCAGGCTGGGCGGTCGGGACGATTCCCTCACCGGAAAAAGCTTTCTGGGCGGGGATTGCTTCTCTGGGCATCATCGTACTTGTCGGCATTTTCGCCTACCGGAAAACTTCGAAACAAATCCTGTCCTTCCTTTCGCGGCCTCAAATGACTCATTTTCTGAGCTGGGCCACCGATCTTCTCGACCCTCTTTACGAAGGTACCGTCCGGCTTTACCGGGATCGCGAAGAGGCCTCCAGGAAGCTCAAGGAGGCGATGTCTCGCTTTTCGGCGGTCATGGACCATATGGAAGAGGGAGTCGTCGTGACGGACCTGAAGGGGAAGATCCTTTTGGTCAACCGGGCGTTTTTTCGTTTCTTCAAGGTGGAAGGGGATGTTCGGGGAGAGTCTTTTGGCCTTCTGGCACGAAAAACCGGAATCAACGACTTGATCGAAGACGTTCTTCAGAACCACAGAAGCGTCCAGAAGGAAGTCACGTTTTCAGAGACGACACCCGCGAGGACCTGGAGCCTGGTCGGAACAACCGCGCGGGGTTCGGGAGAAACGGATGTGTTCGGGATTTTTCTTCTGTTCGACCTGACAGACATCCGACAACTCGAACGGATCCGGAAAGATTTCGTCGCAAACGTCTCCCATGAGATCCGAACCCCCCTGACATCGATCCGTGGTTTTGCCGAAGCCCTGCACGACGGGGGAATCAACGATCCCAAAACGGCGCGGGAGTTTTCAGGGATCATCCTGTCGCATGCCGAAAGACTGGGAAATATTGTTTCGGATCTCTTGCACCTGTCAGAACTGGAGACGGGAAAAGCCGTCATGCGGTATGGAAGTGTCTCTCTCTCACGCCAGATTGCCCACATCCGGGATGTCTATGCCGATCATGCCAGGAAAAAAGGGATTCGTTTCACAGTCCAGCTTCCTGAGGAGACTCTGACATACGAAACAGACGAGGGAAAGATGGATCTGGTTTTGGGAAATCTCGTCGACAATGCACTCAAATACACTCCGGAGGGAGGGGAAGTCTTTTTTGGCGGATGGAAGGAGGGCGATGCAATCGTGTTCGAAGTTCGGGATTCGGGAGTTGGTATTCCGAGAACGGAAGTGGACCGGATCTTCGAACGGTTCTATCGTGTCGATCGGGCCCGATCCCGGGAAATGGGCGGGACCGGGCTCGGTCTGTCGATCGTTCGCCATATTCTTGAGATTCTGCAGGGAACAGTGCGCGTGACCAGTTCGCCCGGACAGGGGTCAACCTTTTTGGTCCGTGTTCCGTCCCGGGAACCTGCTCCTTCAGGGATTCCGGCGGGGTCTAAATGA
- a CDS encoding NIL domain-containing protein yields the protein MTKLRFHMTFPEERVKEPILYEISQKFRVIPNIRRADVSDRSGWVELELEGDLPEIERTVQYLRQRGIHVDPLEKTILEG from the coding sequence ATGACCAAGCTCCGGTTTCACATGACATTTCCGGAGGAGCGGGTCAAAGAGCCCATCCTGTATGAAATTTCCCAGAAGTTCCGGGTTATTCCCAATATCCGTCGGGCCGATGTCTCCGACCGGTCGGGATGGGTGGAACTGGAGCTTGAAGGAGACCTGCCGGAGATCGAACGGACTGTCCAGTACCTGAGGCAGCGAGGCATTCATGTGGACCCGCTGGAGAAAACCATCCTGGAAGGCTGA
- the thiS gene encoding sulfur carrier protein ThiS — protein MATIQLNGKPEEIREEASLTQLLQQKGLDPALVSVELNGRIVEREEWDTTALHGEDEVEILFFMGGGSMRGRSSGT, from the coding sequence ATGGCGACTATCCAGCTTAATGGGAAACCGGAAGAGATCCGGGAGGAGGCTTCCCTCACCCAGCTCCTTCAACAGAAGGGACTGGATCCGGCACTGGTTTCGGTTGAGTTGAACGGCCGGATCGTCGAACGGGAAGAGTGGGATACCACCGCTCTTCACGGGGAAGATGAGGTCGAGATCCTCTTTTTTATGGGAGGAGGGAGCATGCGTGGTCGTTCCTCCGGGACGTGA
- the moeB gene encoding molybdopterin-synthase adenylyltransferase MoeB, translated as MEFREDQIERYSRHIILKEVGGAGQKKLLQSRVLIIGAGGLGSPVALYLAAAGVGTLGLVDMDNVDLSNLQRQILHSTKTVGKPKVLSAYETLTAMNPDVRVVPIEERLTAENVTSLFREYDVIVDGSDNFGTRYVVNDAAFFLQKPLVSGSILRFEGQVVVLEGYGSTPCYRCLYPEAPPPGLVPSCSEAGVLGVLGGTIGTLQAVEVIKLILGLGDVLNDRLLIYDALSMSFRKVRIPKDPNCPLCGKNPSIRTVSGSTDWACSI; from the coding sequence ATGGAATTTCGGGAAGACCAGATTGAACGTTACAGCCGTCATATTATCCTCAAGGAAGTGGGCGGGGCCGGCCAGAAAAAGCTTCTGCAGTCGAGGGTGCTGATCATCGGAGCGGGAGGCCTTGGAAGTCCGGTGGCCCTTTATCTCGCAGCGGCCGGGGTCGGGACTCTTGGTCTTGTGGATATGGACAATGTCGATCTGTCCAACCTTCAGCGCCAGATTCTCCATTCGACGAAGACCGTTGGAAAACCAAAGGTTCTGTCGGCCTATGAGACCTTGACTGCCATGAACCCGGATGTTCGGGTTGTTCCCATCGAAGAGCGCCTGACCGCGGAGAACGTGACTTCTCTCTTCCGGGAATACGATGTCATTGTCGACGGTTCCGACAATTTTGGTACGCGTTATGTGGTCAACGATGCGGCGTTTTTCCTGCAAAAACCTCTGGTTTCGGGGTCGATTTTGCGCTTTGAAGGCCAGGTCGTCGTCCTGGAAGGATATGGCTCAACTCCCTGTTATCGATGTCTGTATCCCGAAGCGCCGCCGCCCGGTCTCGTTCCGTCCTGTTCGGAAGCCGGGGTTCTGGGAGTTCTTGGCGGAACGATCGGAACACTGCAGGCGGTCGAAGTGATCAAGCTCATTCTTGGTCTGGGAGACGTCCTGAATGACAGGCTCCTGATATATGATGCCCTGTCCATGAGCTTCCGGAAAGTCCGGATTCCCAAGGACCCGAACTGTCCTCTTTGCGGAAAGAATCCGTCCATCCGGACGGTCAGCGGTTCCACCGACTGGGCCTGTTCGATCTGA
- a CDS encoding ubiquitin-like small modifier protein 1, with protein MSVLVRIPTPLRPMANGQKEVQLKGGSVREILENLVHDYPGIRERLMDEKGEVRRFINIYVNEEDIRFLGGTETPIKDGDELSIIPAIAGGCR; from the coding sequence GTGTCTGTTTTAGTCCGTATCCCGACCCCACTCCGTCCGATGGCCAACGGGCAGAAAGAAGTCCAGCTCAAAGGCGGCAGCGTCAGGGAAATCCTCGAAAATCTCGTCCACGACTATCCGGGAATCCGGGAGAGACTGATGGATGAAAAAGGCGAGGTTCGCCGTTTCATCAATATTTATGTCAATGAGGAAGACATCCGTTTTCTTGGCGGAACGGAAACCCCGATCAAGGACGGAGACGAACTCTCGATCATTCCAGCCATCGCCGGTGGATGCCGATGA
- the thrC gene encoding threonine synthase, producing MSNPSVSPQPSPKGQKPSRMKGLKCRECGRIYDLAPVHVCDFCFGPLEVDYDYEAIRTLMSRDSIARGPNSLWRYKHLLPVADEPTIGLHAGMTPLVRAERLGKALGLKNLYIKNDTVNHPTLSFKDRVVAVAINRAKELGFRTVACASTGNLANSVSAHAASAGMECFVFIPHDLEAGKILGNLIYRPTVVAVRGNYDDVNRLCSEIGGEYPWAFVNINIRPYYAEGSKTMAFETAEQLGWRIPDQVVVPIASGSLLTKIWKGFQEMSRLELVPSHPGLRVNGAQAQGCSPVYQAFMAGRTQFVPVKPKTIAKSLAIGNPADGYYALDVIGKSRGQVEAASDPEIVEGMVLLAETEGIFAETAGGVTVACLKKLAEKGAIRPDELTVAYITGNGLKTMEALNGFLPEPVSIDPTLASFQKIVNPS from the coding sequence ATGAGCAACCCGTCTGTATCACCCCAGCCCTCCCCTAAAGGGCAAAAGCCTTCCCGGATGAAGGGTCTTAAATGCCGCGAATGTGGACGGATCTATGATCTTGCGCCCGTTCACGTCTGCGATTTCTGTTTTGGTCCGCTGGAAGTGGACTACGATTACGAGGCTATCCGGACCCTCATGAGCCGGGACTCGATTGCCAGAGGTCCCAATTCTCTCTGGAGGTACAAGCATCTTCTGCCGGTTGCCGATGAGCCAACGATCGGACTTCACGCAGGAATGACACCCCTGGTCCGGGCAGAGCGTCTGGGAAAAGCTCTCGGTCTGAAAAATCTTTATATTAAAAACGACACGGTCAATCATCCGACTCTGTCGTTCAAGGACCGGGTTGTTGCGGTTGCGATCAATCGCGCGAAGGAACTCGGTTTTCGCACTGTTGCCTGCGCGTCGACCGGAAATCTGGCCAACTCGGTGTCTGCTCATGCGGCGAGTGCCGGAATGGAATGCTTTGTCTTCATTCCCCACGACCTGGAGGCGGGCAAGATCCTGGGTAATCTTATTTACCGTCCGACCGTGGTTGCCGTCCGGGGAAACTACGACGACGTGAACCGGCTCTGCAGTGAAATTGGAGGAGAGTATCCCTGGGCGTTTGTCAACATCAATATTCGCCCGTACTATGCGGAAGGTTCAAAGACGATGGCTTTTGAAACAGCCGAGCAACTTGGCTGGAGGATCCCCGACCAGGTGGTGGTTCCCATCGCTTCCGGATCGCTGTTGACGAAAATCTGGAAAGGATTTCAGGAGATGTCCCGTCTGGAACTCGTGCCTTCTCATCCGGGTCTTCGGGTCAACGGCGCCCAGGCACAGGGATGTTCTCCCGTCTATCAGGCGTTTATGGCAGGTCGAACACAATTTGTTCCCGTCAAGCCCAAGACAATTGCAAAATCCCTTGCGATCGGCAATCCGGCGGACGGATATTACGCCCTCGACGTGATTGGAAAATCACGGGGGCAGGTGGAAGCGGCTTCGGATCCCGAAATCGTGGAAGGAATGGTGCTTCTTGCCGAGACGGAGGGGATTTTTGCAGAGACGGCTGGAGGGGTGACAGTGGCCTGCCTCAAGAAACTGGCGGAAAAAGGGGCTATTCGACCGGATGAACTGACGGTGGCCTACATCACAGGAAACGGTCTCAAGACCATGGAGGCTCTTAACGGATTCCTTCCCGAACCCGTTTCCATCGACCCCACGCTGGCCTCGTTCCAGAAAATTGTCAATCCGTCCTGA
- a CDS encoding response regulator: protein MGRKILVIEDEADIVTLLKHYFLQEHFEVTTTGNGLEGLSLARTLHPDLIVLDLMLPGLDGLSINRSLKKDPLTAGIPVVILTAKSDETDRIVGLELGADDYIVKPFNPKELLARIKAILRRTEQEPAQRPERFSAAGVVMDIARHEARAGDTLLDLTAKEFSLLLALVKNSGRVLDRQMLLDLVWGADYEGTDRTVDVHIRRLRKKLGAYQDRVQTVKQIGYKFMDREDF from the coding sequence GTGGGCCGAAAAATCCTTGTCATCGAAGATGAGGCAGATATCGTCACACTGCTGAAACACTATTTTCTCCAGGAACATTTTGAGGTGACGACAACCGGCAATGGTCTGGAAGGGCTCTCTCTGGCACGGACCCTGCATCCGGACCTGATTGTGCTGGATTTGATGCTCCCGGGCCTGGATGGTCTCTCCATTAACCGGAGCCTGAAGAAAGACCCGTTGACCGCCGGAATCCCTGTGGTGATTCTGACGGCCAAATCCGATGAGACAGACAGGATCGTGGGACTTGAACTCGGAGCGGATGACTATATCGTCAAACCATTCAATCCCAAGGAGCTCCTGGCCAGAATCAAGGCGATTCTGAGACGCACCGAACAGGAACCGGCCCAGCGTCCGGAACGTTTTTCCGCGGCCGGGGTGGTTATGGATATCGCCCGCCACGAGGCCCGCGCAGGAGATACGCTTCTGGATCTGACCGCCAAGGAGTTTTCCCTCCTTTTGGCCCTTGTCAAGAACTCCGGCCGTGTTCTGGACCGACAAATGCTTCTCGATCTTGTCTGGGGAGCCGACTACGAAGGAACCGACCGGACGGTGGACGTCCACATCCGACGCCTCCGGAAAAAGCTCGGCGCCTATCAGGATCGGGTTCAGACGGTGAAACAGATCGGCTATAAATTTATGGACAGGGAAGACTTCTAG